A stretch of DNA from Diospyros lotus cultivar Yz01 chromosome 14, ASM1463336v1, whole genome shotgun sequence:
CGTTAGTTTTTTTTCAACTTACTATTGTATTATAAACATCACATGCTTGAGTAGCACAGACCTGTTCCTATTGCTTACTGTATTAGGATTATTTCTTTCTCACCAACTATACTCAAATGTTTATCTTGTacagaagcaaaaaaaaaaaaaaattgatataaaaattttgtagcTTTTGTAACAGCAAATTTCATCTAGTATCTGTTGTAGATGGGTAATCCATTATTGCAAGATACTTGTCAATGCTACAAACTTGCTACTGCTAAGATTCTTGGTGTCTCTTCATGATTAAGTCATTAAGACTTATTTTTCCGTTTGCAAGCATTAGAAGTTATTCAGATGTTTATCTCTGGTCTCAGGTACATGCTGTCCTCCCACGCTTGGTTTTGCATCTTCATGATGATGATCTCACTGTTCAACAGGCTTGCAGGGTAAATGATAACTGTCAGTCTGTTCTCTTTTTCTTATTATGTTCTCCTGAGCATTTGTAACTATATGTAATCATTCATTTGGTAGAACACCCTAAAAAAGATTGCTCCTTTAGTGGAATTGGAAGGAATATGTGCACTCTTCAACACGCGTTGTTTTAACTCTGACCACAGGTATGCATTTGTTATAGGAATCTATAATTATACATCCATTTCCTTGGGGCTAGTGGCTTTCTTGTGGTGGCAAATTTCAGTGAGAATATCTGTTGTGTATTTACAGAAGTGACTACGAAGACATTGTCAGAGACCTGACAAGGCAGTTTATCCAACATTTGTCTCCCAGGGTTGATTTCTTACATGGCATCAATTATACAGGTTTGCATTCTGCTGAAAAaccttttgttttaatttctggCTTTAGTGTGTTCCGTTATCTGCGTTAGGTTGCAATGAACCTCAAGAAATTATTTCCTGCATTACTAGAAGTAGGACACTGGGGTAACTGTTGGTTGACAATCTCAATTGTATCCTTTTTCTGAAGTTCTCCTTATTTAGTTGTCATTATGATGCAGGTAGGTTGGCAATCTTTTACAGTACCCAAACCACATCTGAGACAATTAGAAATTTAAGTTTTCACATTGATCCATGTTGGGTGATTGGTTGATGTGGGTGACCTTGGTAGCAATGGTCCTGAAAAAGAAGGGTATGATGCGATTCTACAAGTCTAGTTAACACTCGTGGAGAGTATTCCAGTTATCAATCTgctccaaaatatttattaatgattttcaGATGATATCccttttcacaaaaaataacCCAATACGTAAAAGTTATATCAGTTGAACTTCAAAATTCTGACAAATGCCCCAACAAGAAGGCGGCAAGAATGACCAAAGAGGTTAAGATATGatgcaaaattaaatttccagctaaaataaaatgaacaaaGCAAAAGTGGGAAGCCTAAGATTTGTTTATGCCCCTTAACCTCGTGTTTTGTTTCAAGTGATTTAACAATTCCCTTTCAAGTGGAATGGCTGATGCCGCCTTTGTGTTGGAACAATGGAGTGAACTGCGGTGAACCAAATACAAATACAACTCAATTAAATCAAGAGCTGAACCAGGTTGACAAAAACGCAACAATAAACTAAAAGTGTGCACTACATGCCAAATAACGGGGAATAATATTATCAGTATGCTTAAAAAGTACTTTTTTCTCAATAACTTGATAATTTATTCTGCTTGTCAAATCTGTCACCGAATTTGTTGCCAATTCACAAATTATTGTCCCTAAGTATTCTTAAGACATGTTAGAAAACTATTAGAGGTGCTTGaaaaaaactataataaaaCAAACTTTCACTTTGATATTCCTGATATTGCAGGCACATGATGCTCCTAGGCCAGTTATTCAAGCAAAGGCTGTGTACTTCTCTAGCTGCATGCTTTGCCTATCAGATGATCAACGCAACGCATCTCATCTCTGTATTATCCACAGGTCAATTTCAGATGCACCATTTAGTGTCAACTATTTGTTTTAGATTGCAGCTTAAAATGAACTCTTTGAATAAGATAATATTGGCTTCCTTTTAGGTGTTTGGTATGCTGGTAAGCAAAATGAGTAGGACTCCTGATGCAATTGTTAGAGCAACTTGCTCCAAAGCTTTAGCCTTGTTACTGAAGTCGACCAATTCACTCTCATGGAGAGCTGCTCGTCTTGATCTAGTGGAATCAGTTAGGAGGAGCTATGATTAAGAGCCTGATAGGAAATAGCAGATTGTGAACTGCAAACTGGCTTTGAAATGGGAGGTTTTGTACAGTAACTCTTCGTGATGAAGTTTACGTGAGTGATCTTGATTGGGTTTGTATTTCAATCTACATGAAGCAGTGATATCAAGGAAAGCCATACTTCTAGTTATACATGCTCCTAAGCGAGTCACTTGAGGGAGCCTGGTTCAGGAATCTTTGTAGCTATGTTGTCTGTATGTATGTCTTAACTGGCAACTAAAGGAACTATAGTCAAATAGGCATGGTGTTCTGTACAGTTCTGTAATTGATTTGTTCGGGCTTGCTTTATAAATTGACGAATGTCTCTGGGTCATCTTTAGTTGTTGAAACGAATGTTTGAAATTTGTAGTATATGTTGTAAACCGAAGTTGGAACACAAGTATTGCTTCAAGAATATGGAGTCGAACTTGGGCGGCATTTGTAATTAGGCAGGAAGCTCAAACAATGGCTGGAAACTTTTATCATAtcatttatatgtatattattttagtgatatttttttgtggaaattgtaaaaaataaccccccaaaaatacaaaatttgtttttatccttttttttacaaaaaaacgTTTTTAGCCCCTCCAAACAAATAGTTACAAAAAAATAGCCATTTTACCGCTTTGAACCATaacctttgacttttcaacaattcacttttattaaaaattaagaataaagacAAAGATAATGAATTCCCAAACTACcctcaatacaaaaaaaaataaaaaggttaaatttctatttaaccCCCACAACAAACCCCATAAACCTCCAAccctttttaattattaaatatatatgtattattacatataaataaaattaattaaataataataattaaaaaaattaaatatatatgtattattaaatatataattgaaaaattgttattcaatgattattatttaatttttaaattgtaataataattgcaaatcataattataataatatatttttaactattaaattattattattttctaataattactattattttttaattattattttttaatattttaataactgATTGGGTCTCGAACACATGTTCGGCTCcccctaaaaaaataatttactactaaatatatttttttataattattatttttaaaatttttagtgctaatggaacacactaatttgaaaaaaataaaaaaaatttcatttaaggGCTTTGCAGACCACAAAACCCAATGGCGaactttgtggcccacaaaacccgatgacaaactttgtgggccacaaagcccgatttttttttttttttttttttgcaatgagatattttcaaagttggcaaataatagtctcaaaaaataaattattgttaagaaattacacttttgttCTTGAGTAAATTTGTTACCATAACATTATCTTTGCTTTATCCAATATTatctagaacaattgatcatgtattggttgtgttgatagtgaatggacattctcacacaaactgaaagataatgatgtttgttatgatatatacattcaattaacccaataaacataaaaagacattattttagtgctaatggaacacactaatttgaaaaaaaaatcaaaaaaattaaaaaagattaatttcgggctttgtgggccacaatgtaagggcccactcccgaatgtgcctgctagcataggacattcgaaaggaggtcatcacaaggatgatatagaacaatacctcataataaacacacacatttatctattttcacgcagcgaaatatcaataactttcgttacaaaccaatgttgatacatctaggctcttaggccatacaaaccgaatatgaggctctaatgtaaaacaacaatttaaaatctcatcaatcttcctcaccaaaacgcaactaggatctccgagttgagtgcctctgtacaccactacccttgggttgtagtcccactggactcgcccttaatgactgctttacctttacctggaatggcataagaagatcaagtgagccacaaggctcagcaagttctagtacaaaggagcagtatgaagaaagagaaatcatgatgataccgagaggagtgtacaacgacttcatatcaatattcaattatagaagtcggaaatcatatctcat
This window harbors:
- the LOC127789877 gene encoding protein SHOOT GRAVITROPISM 6-like isoform X1; the protein is MACQHRKVHAVLPRLVLHLHDDDLTVQQACRNTLKKIAPLVELEGICALFNTRCFNSDHRSDYEDIVRDLTRQFIQHLSPRVDFLHGINYTGT
- the LOC127789877 gene encoding protein SHOOT GRAVITROPISM 6-like isoform X3, which gives rise to MILTCQVHAVLPRLVLHLHDDDLTVQQACRNTLKKIAPLVELEGICALFNTRCFNSDHRSDYEDIVRDLTRQFIQHLSPRVDFLHGINYTGT